From a region of the Capsicum annuum cultivar UCD-10X-F1 unplaced genomic scaffold, UCD10Xv1.1 ctg76865, whole genome shotgun sequence genome:
- the LOC124894685 gene encoding uncharacterized protein LOC124894685 → MIGVNNNVDEDNGKGMVEETLVKKIPWLPLPFPQRLKQKKKDVNFKKFINMLKELSLNIPLLENLEKMLGYSRFMKKLVSKKRVVSFEDVGGFGLEPSRTNESTIVDGRPYIKTLVGILFAVLVKVDNFIFLADFVIFDCKVEFKMPIILGRPFMDMGRAIVDMEKGELKFRVSNEEVTFRDHKTMKHPSYLRVVAVIHYVNDP, encoded by the exons ATGATAGGTGTTAATAATAATGTTGATGAGGATAATGGCAAGGGAATGGTTGAAGAGACTTTAGTGAAGAAAATCCCATGGCTGCCCCTACCTTTTCCTCAAAGactaaaacaaaagaagaaagatgtaaattttaagaaattcattaatatGTTGAAAGAGTTGAGCTTGAACATCCCTCTTCTTGAGAATTTGGAGAAGATGCTTGGATATTCTAGGTTTATGAAAAAGTTGGTGTCAAAGAAGAGAGTTGTGagttttgaggatgttggtggAT TTGGGCTTGAGCCCTCCAGAACCAATGAATCTACAATTGTTGATGGAAGACCCTACATAAAGACACTTGTGGGCATATTATTCGCTGTGTTAGTGAAAGttgataattttatatttttggctgactttgttatttttgattgtaaGGTTGAATTCAAGATGCCCATCATATTAGGAAGGCCATTCATGGACATGGGTAGAGCAATAGTTGATATGGAGAAGGGAGAGCTCAAGTTCAGAGTTAGTAATGAGGAAGTCACATTCAGAGACCATAAAACTATGAAGCATCCATCCTACTTGAGGGTGGTGGCAGTTATTCATTATGTTAATGATCCTTGA